The Oculatellaceae cyanobacterium genome includes the window CTGCCCATTCCAAAACAGTCGGGTCGTCTGCTTCAGATAACCCAACATCTTGAACGCGGACAATATCAACATCGGAATTACGACGTAGAACACCACGAATAATCTGATTATTAAAGTTCTCGTCAGCCAAAAATCGCAGCATAAAATTTTACCCTTGCGGGTTGCGCCGAGCTAATAAGCGATCGCGCACGCCAACAGGATTAAAACGTCTCTCAGCTTCCTGACGAACCTCTGTGGTATGGCGTTGACGCTTGAGAAGGTAATCATCAACTTCGGCTTGATGTCGTAAGTAATAGCCAAGTACAGAATAAA containing:
- a CDS encoding DUF5615 family PIN-like protein, which encodes MLRFLADENFNNQIIRGVLRRNSDVDIVRVQDVGLSEADDPTVLEWAAQNKRVVLTHDVATMTNFAYERVQAGFGGDHAARAAGL